A genomic segment from Actinoplanes sichuanensis encodes:
- a CDS encoding Uma2 family endonuclease, whose translation MSIALLDHPEPWNEEEYFGLGETSNRIELIDGSLWVSPAPSKRHQRIAFLLARDLYAAADEVGWLVLQDVNLRLATGRIVQPDVVVADTDDLGTTVEAVEAKLVVEVVSPSDAGTDRLLKTQLYAAAGIDWHLRVEQPGDSVELHLQRLVGDRYVPVAGAQPGQELISAEPFPFTLDVTPLLGRRRG comes from the coding sequence ATGAGCATCGCGTTGCTGGACCACCCCGAGCCCTGGAACGAGGAAGAATATTTCGGGCTCGGCGAGACCTCGAATCGGATCGAACTGATCGATGGAAGTCTGTGGGTGAGTCCGGCGCCCTCCAAGCGGCATCAACGCATCGCGTTCCTGCTGGCCAGGGACCTCTATGCGGCCGCTGATGAGGTCGGTTGGCTGGTGTTGCAGGACGTCAACCTCAGGCTGGCCACCGGACGCATCGTTCAACCGGACGTGGTCGTCGCCGATACCGATGACCTCGGCACAACGGTCGAAGCCGTCGAGGCCAAGCTGGTGGTCGAGGTGGTGTCGCCGAGTGATGCCGGGACGGATCGGCTACTCAAAACGCAGTTGTATGCGGCGGCGGGCATCGACTGGCATTTGCGGGTCGAGCAGCCCGGGGACTCGGTGGAACTGCATCTTCAGCGCCTCGTCGGTGACCGATATGTGCCGGTTGCGGGCGCCCAGCCCGGTCAGGAGCTGATCTCGGCCGAGCCGTTCCCGTTCACGCTGGATGTGACGCCTCTCCTGGGGCGCCGTCGCGGTTGA